The window TGCGCGCAGGCGCCGCGCGCGACAAGACCCACAGCCAGGAGGCGACCAACCGCGCCGTCGCGATGCAGGTGCAGTACCAGACCGAGCGCGCCAAGACCGAAGGCGAGCATCACCGCCAGCTCGCCGCGGCCGAAGCCAAGCGCGCCGAGGTACTGCAGCAGACCAGCGCCACGCTCGAACATCTGTCGGCCATCGGGCAGGAGATCACCACCCATCTCGACGCCGCCGCCGTGTTCCGCGCGCTCGACCGCCACGTGCACGGCCTGCTAGACGCCACCCACTTTTCCATTTTCCTGATCGACGCGGACGGCAGCTCGCTGCGCTGCGCGTTCGGCGTGGAAGCGGGCAAGCCGCTGCCGGCCACGCGCTATTCGCTCACCGACGAACATGCCAATTCGGCGCGCTGCGTGCGCGAGCGGCGCGAGATCCTGCTCGACCTCAATGCCGGCGACGACATGCCGAACCTGATCCCGGGTACCTTGCCGACACTGAGCCTGCTGTTTGCGCCGCTGCTGATCGGCGAGCGGGTGCTGGGCGTGATGACGGTGCAGTCGCTGCAGGCCAACGCCTACCGCGAACGCGAGCGGCTGATTTTTCGCACCCTGTGCGCGTACGGCGCCATCGCCCTCGATAACGCCGGCGCCTATCTGCAGGTGGCGGCCACCCTCAAGGCCCTGAGCGCGACCCAGGCGCAGCTTCTGGACAAGAACGTCGAACTGGAACAGGCCTACAAGGCGCTGGAAGAGGTGAGCCTGACCGACCAGCTGACCGGACTGCGTAACCGCCGCTTCTTCCTGCAGCATGTCGACGCCGACGTGGTCATGAGCCTGCGCGGCTATGACGACCCGCTGCGCAACAGCGCGCCGGAACGCGAAAATGCGCCGGGCAAGGACCTGGTGTTTTTCATGGTCGACCTGGATCACTTCAAGGAAGTCAATGACCGGCATGGTCACGCCGCCGGCGACGCGGTGCTGGTGCAGATGCAGGAGCGATTGCGTGAAGTGTTCCGCGAGTCCGACTATCTGATTCGCTGGGGCGGCGAAGAATTCCTGGTGCTGGCGCGCGCGACCCATCGGGATGACGCGAAAGTGGTGGCGGAGCGCATCCGCGAGGCGGTTGCCAATCGCGACTTCGTGCTGCCCGACGGGACGACGCTGCGCAAGACCTGCTCGATCGGATTTGCGTGCTTTCCGTTCGTGCCGGAAGAGCCGCGCCTGTTGTCGTGGTCCGAAGTGGTGGAGCTGGCCGACCAGGGCCTGTACTTGGTCAAGCGCTCGGGGCGCAATGCCTGGGCCGGCATCTACAGTACGCCCGAGGCGCGGCACGACGGCGTGTTCTCGCGCCTGATTCACCATCTTGAGCAGGCGCTGGCCGACGGCGAGGCGCGGCTGGTGACCAACATCGACGAGGTGCAGGTTGCCGCAGGCGCCAAGACACGGCGCCTGGTGCTCGCTTCCGACAAAGTGACGCCGCGCTAGGCCGAGCGTCGCTGCATCGCTTGCGCCATCGGCGCATCCATGGCCGACTCGATCGTGCGCTGGTCGTTCTGCGATCGGTTCTGGCTCACCTTCCATTTGCCGTGCATGCGCTCGACCGGAATTTCGATCCCGACGATCATCGTCACCAGCCGGTCGATGAAGTCGGACGGTGCGTCCTCCAGCGACCATGGCGCCGCCTGCGCCGCTTCGTGGCGCGCGGTGAGGCGGCCGAGCAGTGCGAGTATCCACGCCGGGTCTTCGATGGCGCGCAGCGTGCCATGTGCGTGCACCACGGCGTAGTTGTAGGTCGGGACCACTTTGCCGTTGATCTTCTTGTCTTCGTACAGCGCGGGCGTGATGTAGGCCGACGGCCCCTGGAACACCACCAGCGTCTCGCCTTCATGGCGCCAGAGCGGATTGGCGCGGGCGACGTGGGCGCGCAGGATGCCGAACGGCGCGTTCTCATCGCCGGCATCGATCTCGAACGGAATGTGATTGGCGTCCAAACCGCCGTCGCCGTGCGTGATGATGGTGCCCAGCGGGTGCGCGTCGATCAGGCCGTGCAGCAGCGATGGACGGATTTCGTCGAAGGCGGAAGGTCCGTACATTAAGCACTCCCTTCGATGACCACGTCGGCCTTGATCGAGTTGGCGATGTAACACTGCGCGTGGGCGGCGTGGTGAAGGGCGTCGAGTTGGGCGGCGTCGGGGCGCGTGCCGTCGGCGAAGGTGATCGCGGGACGCAGCACGATTTTTGTCATCGCCATCTTGCCGTCCGCGTTTTGGTCCATGGTGCCGAGGGCATGGTCGCGATAGTCGTCCACCACGTGGCCGGCGCGCGCCGCCAGCGAGAGGAAGAACAGCATGTGGCAGCTCGATACCGACGCGACCAGCGCTTCTTCCGGATCGACGGCGGCCGGGTCGGACATCGGCAGCGCTACGGACAGCGGCGATGACGAGGCGGGTACGCGCAGGCCGCCATCGAACGACCACGCGTGCGCGCGGCTGTAGCGGTTGTCCAGGAAGGGCTGCGCACCGCGCTGCCAGACCAGTTGTGCTTCGAATTGCTGCATCTTGCTTGGCTCCGGAGGGTGATTGGACACGACGTGTCCATCCGCTTATCTTATGCGCCGGTTTGGCTTGCTCAAATATCCAATTCACGCGATTATATGAAGACCAATTACTGGATAGCCATGCTCGTTACCGATATCCTCGCCGCCTTGCCCCTCGCGCGCGGCACGCCCGACCCTTTGTTCCGCCAGCTCTACGCGCAGATCAAGGAAGCCATCCTGCGCGGCACGCTCAGCGCCGGCATGCAGCTGCCGCCCACGCGCGAACTGGCGCGCCTGCTCGCGGTCTCGCGCCAGACGGTCCTCAACGCCTACGACCAGCTCAGCGCCGAGGGCTATCTCCATGGCGCCGTCGGCAAGGGCACCTTCATCAGCGACCATCTGGCACAGGCCGCGCCCGGGCCGGAAGCCACGCACGCCCCGATGCGCCCCCTGTCCGCGCGCGGCGATGCCTACGCCACGGCCATGGAAAGCGTCGGCTTCCACCAGGGGAAACTGCGTCCATTCCGGGTCAGCATGCCGTCCCTCGACCTGTTTCCGTTCGATGTGTGGAGCCGGTTGGAGGGGCGGCGCTGGCGCCATCCCGACCATCACATGGGCTACAGCGACCCGGCCGGCTACGCGCCGCTGCGCGAGCTGCTGTGCGTTTACCTGCGCGCTTCGCGCGGCGTGACCTGCACGCCGGAACAGGTGATCATCACCTCCGGCTCGCAACAGGGCCTGTTTTTGCTGTCGCAACTGCTGCTCGACCCCGGCGACCAGGTATGGGTGGAGTCGCCCGGCTACCAGGGCGCCAGCGCGCCGCTGTTCGCCGCCGGCGCGAATGTGTG of the Massilia violaceinigra genome contains:
- a CDS encoding sensor domain-containing diguanylate cyclase, which encodes MFAVDQDLTQLEEELSSQYGVARLKPMLALAWHLRQRDPARARALSVDAAPLLMLLPESERRLEQARCQLIDGEAAWLAGHLDAARALADDAWAEFHRQDNSIGSADARWLRAWIEVDRGNAAASDAELVGAAHDVWRAGDRLRADVIDAAAALFAVFRNLQSANERWGKRFDPAEIGLHPAAAGWINDYLGTAAFQASDFGRAIGLLMNTFEAALATGQVRRAINVATNIGNAFTSLNAHHAALEWMQRGLDLARPTGWPMSIGLALMQTAETLRQLGQREAALELLHEALATLAPMSGSRAYAIALEYEGDLALDGGDYAAALASFARLEARGEALHQADFQSGARRGQAHALSHMNRPLEALDKAAAALALAREHGDAYNQIAALKVLAEIHARHRLADPAPLEAPSPALHYLKQAMAVAATIDGYTVPGDLYDAVAREYASVGDYPQAYEIALRAGAARDKTHSQEATNRAVAMQVQYQTERAKTEGEHHRQLAAAEAKRAEVLQQTSATLEHLSAIGQEITTHLDAAAVFRALDRHVHGLLDATHFSIFLIDADGSSLRCAFGVEAGKPLPATRYSLTDEHANSARCVRERREILLDLNAGDDMPNLIPGTLPTLSLLFAPLLIGERVLGVMTVQSLQANAYRERERLIFRTLCAYGAIALDNAGAYLQVAATLKALSATQAQLLDKNVELEQAYKALEEVSLTDQLTGLRNRRFFLQHVDADVVMSLRGYDDPLRNSAPERENAPGKDLVFFMVDLDHFKEVNDRHGHAAGDAVLVQMQERLREVFRESDYLIRWGGEEFLVLARATHRDDAKVVAERIREAVANRDFVLPDGTTLRKTCSIGFACFPFVPEEPRLLSWSEVVELADQGLYLVKRSGRNAWAGIYSTPEARHDGVFSRLIHHLEQALADGEARLVTNIDEVQVAAGAKTRRLVLASDKVTPR
- a CDS encoding FMN-binding negative transcriptional regulator, which translates into the protein MYGPSAFDEIRPSLLHGLIDAHPLGTIITHGDGGLDANHIPFEIDAGDENAPFGILRAHVARANPLWRHEGETLVVFQGPSAYITPALYEDKKINGKVVPTYNYAVVHAHGTLRAIEDPAWILALLGRLTARHEAAQAAPWSLEDAPSDFIDRLVTMIVGIEIPVERMHGKWKVSQNRSQNDQRTIESAMDAPMAQAMQRRSA
- a CDS encoding OsmC family protein translates to MQQFEAQLVWQRGAQPFLDNRYSRAHAWSFDGGLRVPASSSPLSVALPMSDPAAVDPEEALVASVSSCHMLFFLSLAARAGHVVDDYRDHALGTMDQNADGKMAMTKIVLRPAITFADGTRPDAAQLDALHHAAHAQCYIANSIKADVVIEGSA